A portion of the Algisphaera agarilytica genome contains these proteins:
- a CDS encoding recombinase family protein codes for MVSQPAPRFVAYHRVSTARQGRSGLGLEAQEEAVRVHTATVGGTILEAFTEVESGKRRDRPELAKALAAAKRRKAVLIVAKLDRLARNVAFLSALMESGVDFVACDNPHASRLTIHILAAVAEDEARRISERTKAALAARKARGLPLGNPANLTPGNSPAPQMNKTKAQADAERMRPVVESILGDTSVAVESVRGLCRELKERGYVTASGSDWHPTSTSRLLVRLGLEMPSTRNY; via the coding sequence ATGGTCAGTCAGCCCGCCCCACGATTCGTCGCGTATCACCGCGTGTCTACTGCACGCCAAGGCCGGTCAGGCTTGGGGCTGGAAGCCCAGGAGGAGGCCGTCCGGGTTCACACCGCTACGGTCGGCGGGACGATCCTGGAAGCCTTTACCGAGGTTGAGTCCGGCAAGCGGAGAGACCGGCCCGAGTTGGCCAAGGCATTAGCCGCGGCGAAGCGGCGGAAGGCTGTCCTCATCGTGGCCAAGCTGGATCGGCTGGCCCGTAACGTGGCGTTCCTCTCCGCCTTGATGGAGTCGGGGGTGGACTTCGTCGCCTGCGATAACCCGCACGCCTCCCGGCTGACGATTCACATTCTGGCGGCTGTTGCCGAGGATGAGGCTCGGCGGATCAGCGAGCGGACCAAGGCCGCACTGGCTGCGAGGAAGGCTCGGGGCTTGCCGCTGGGGAATCCGGCCAACCTCACGCCGGGGAACAGCCCCGCTCCTCAGATGAACAAGACGAAGGCCCAAGCGGACGCCGAGCGGATGCGGCCTGTGGTGGAGTCGATCCTCGGGGACACGTCTGTGGCCGTGGAATCCGTACGGGGACTGTGCAGGGAGTTGAAGGAGCGGGGGTATGTGACGGCGTCGGGGTCTGATTGGCACCCAACGTCCACGAGCCGCCTGCTCGTCAGACTTGGGCTTGAAATGCCTTCCACCCGTAATTACTGA
- a CDS encoding TolC family protein: protein MLFSGCQSYQPVPVNLELHRAEVASRLDEQETLRAFSQRLSIADRDAANAFDLSDGIDVAEAEVIALFYNPDLRLARLNAGVALATSETAGLWEDPVFGFDGAELLSPSGPFEYGMTLSLTIPVSGRLGAEQDRADAAYVAQLRHVVDAEWTTRARIRQAWVTWSVANERVELIDQVIQSIGQISEVPSRLVEAGELTRTEVRLLNSQGLSLSVERFSVAAEAEQARLNLLALMGVLPETQLTLVSALPVLDDLEPSELTERLIRTSTYLAALRADYQVAEEALRLEVQKQYPDIQIGGGLGSEDNDDRLLLGASLPIPVFNANRGGIAEAHANRDLARATVETEYERLAFELVSTQTRLKAAEQQRKVLERELVPMLDEQADEIDRLAELGEVNTLVLLETVTRRFEAKNQILELHQTALRDRIEVARLLGPAEAIKPVPVPGTNNTEPIDNDRDAAEGISP, encoded by the coding sequence TTGCTCTTCTCGGGCTGCCAGAGCTACCAACCCGTACCCGTCAACCTTGAACTACACAGGGCCGAAGTTGCCTCACGCCTGGATGAGCAGGAGACGCTTCGTGCATTCTCGCAGCGGCTTTCGATCGCCGACAGAGATGCGGCCAACGCATTCGATCTCAGCGATGGGATCGACGTAGCTGAGGCCGAGGTAATTGCACTTTTCTACAACCCGGACTTGCGCTTGGCTCGACTAAACGCGGGCGTGGCTCTAGCCACTTCTGAGACGGCTGGCCTTTGGGAAGACCCGGTATTTGGCTTTGATGGGGCAGAACTGCTCTCGCCCTCGGGCCCGTTTGAATACGGGATGACGTTGAGTTTGACGATCCCTGTCTCGGGACGACTCGGTGCTGAACAGGACCGGGCCGATGCGGCGTATGTTGCGCAGCTCCGGCATGTTGTCGATGCCGAATGGACCACGAGGGCACGAATTCGCCAAGCGTGGGTCACTTGGTCGGTGGCAAACGAACGAGTGGAGCTGATCGATCAGGTGATCCAATCAATCGGCCAAATCAGTGAGGTGCCCAGTCGCCTAGTCGAGGCGGGAGAACTCACTCGTACCGAGGTGAGGCTGCTCAACTCTCAGGGGCTTAGTCTGAGCGTAGAAAGGTTTTCCGTTGCCGCCGAGGCCGAACAGGCGCGGCTTAATCTTCTTGCGTTGATGGGAGTGCTGCCAGAAACACAACTCACACTTGTGTCAGCACTACCGGTGTTGGACGACCTCGAACCATCAGAATTGACCGAACGACTAATCCGTACGAGTACCTATCTTGCGGCATTGAGAGCGGATTACCAAGTCGCAGAAGAAGCTCTGCGGCTGGAGGTCCAAAAGCAATATCCAGATATTCAGATCGGGGGCGGTCTTGGCAGCGAGGATAATGACGACCGACTCCTGCTCGGCGCTTCTCTACCAATCCCAGTTTTCAACGCCAACCGGGGTGGCATCGCCGAGGCGCATGCGAACCGTGACCTAGCACGTGCGACGGTCGAGACCGAGTATGAACGTCTCGCTTTCGAGTTGGTGTCAACTCAGACGCGATTAAAAGCAGCCGAGCAGCAACGAAAGGTTCTCGAACGAGAATTGGTTCCGATGCTCGATGAGCAGGCGGACGAGATCGATCGCCTTGCTGAATTGGGGGAAGTGAACACACTCGTCTTGTTAGAGACAGTGACCCGGCGGTTTGAAGCAAAGAACCAAATTCTCGAACTGCACCAAACTGCGCTACGTGACCGAATCGAGGTGGCGCGGCTACTGGGGCCAGCAGAAGCGATAAAGCCAGTGCCCGTTCCAGGCACAAACAACACAGAACCCATTGATAACGACCGCGATGCGGCCGAAGGAATCTCGCCATGA
- a CDS encoding bifunctional DNA primase/polymerase, which translates to MNDLNKLLRKEALAAVGRGWKVFPLAPRSKMPLRNSAGWKDASTCPEQVQLWWSKTPEANIGLATGEVSGVVVLDVDPQHGGNESLTALEAEHGPLPTTVETATGGGGRHLYFNHPGRRISTSISKIGDGLDVLGDRGSVVLPESIHKTGTVYEWTHSPNTTPIADLPGWLGKLMDGPPSGSYSSPVYTPPVNLSSLSSSVLSVTPELESLIVSTQPTAEGQRHRRLFDLARGLKALPEYAQAEARAVRQIVKQWHALAQPIIGTKEWEATWGDFVESWPKVKHPAGTGPFAEAVSRAKQAPNPPEAEEFDSPSTKLLLRICRELQRQAGDEPFYLACRTAAQAISINHNSASRLLKMFTADGLLELVAKNTTHRATRYRYLGSMD; encoded by the coding sequence ATGAATGACCTGAACAAGCTATTGAGGAAAGAAGCCTTGGCGGCAGTGGGGAGAGGCTGGAAGGTGTTCCCACTGGCACCGCGGAGCAAGATGCCTCTACGCAACTCGGCGGGCTGGAAGGACGCATCGACTTGCCCCGAGCAGGTCCAGCTTTGGTGGAGTAAGACTCCGGAGGCCAACATCGGACTGGCAACGGGGGAAGTCTCAGGCGTGGTTGTCCTCGATGTTGATCCACAACACGGGGGAAATGAATCCCTAACAGCTCTGGAGGCGGAACACGGCCCCCTGCCGACTACCGTAGAGACGGCCACAGGCGGAGGAGGAAGGCACCTCTACTTCAACCACCCAGGCCGACGGATCAGCACAAGCATTTCGAAGATCGGTGATGGCCTAGATGTACTGGGAGATCGTGGCAGTGTGGTACTTCCCGAATCGATTCACAAGACAGGAACTGTGTACGAGTGGACCCATTCACCAAACACCACACCCATCGCTGACCTACCGGGTTGGCTTGGGAAGCTGATGGATGGTCCACCAAGTGGGAGTTATTCTTCCCCTGTATATACCCCACCTGTAAATCTGTCCTCTCTCTCCTCATCTGTCCTCTCTGTCACACCTGAACTTGAGTCCCTGATTGTCTCCACCCAACCCACCGCTGAGGGCCAGCGTCACCGCAGGCTGTTTGATCTAGCCAGAGGCTTGAAGGCCTTACCCGAATACGCTCAGGCCGAGGCGAGGGCCGTAAGGCAGATCGTCAAGCAATGGCACGCACTCGCACAGCCAATCATCGGGACAAAAGAATGGGAGGCGACATGGGGGGACTTCGTCGAATCCTGGCCCAAGGTGAAGCACCCTGCCGGAACAGGACCTTTCGCGGAGGCTGTTTCTAGGGCAAAGCAAGCGCCGAACCCCCCAGAAGCCGAGGAATTCGACTCGCCCAGCACCAAGCTGTTACTCCGTATCTGCCGGGAACTACAACGCCAAGCCGGGGACGAGCCCTTCTACTTAGCTTGTAGAACCGCGGCTCAAGCTATCAGCATCAACCACAACTCAGCAAGCCGACTTCTCAAGATGTTCACCGCTGACGGACTCCTTGAATTAGTCGCCAAGAACACCACCCACAGGGCTACCCGCTACCGATACCTCGGCTCTATGGACTGA